One window of Vidua chalybeata isolate OUT-0048 chromosome 14, bVidCha1 merged haplotype, whole genome shotgun sequence genomic DNA carries:
- the LOC128795189 gene encoding phosphatidylinositol 3,4,5-trisphosphate 5-phosphatase 2-like: MAAAGWYHRDISQVVAEELLAKAGRDGSFLVRDSESVKGAYALCLLFQRHVYTYRILPDDEGLLSVQTIQGIQAKCFRTLPDLIGAYQHPNNGLATPLLHPVHRPRPDEDSDGEDARGWGHTVPCPGAPPSSRTHIPQQLHQRLQEQLHSSPASDFMGFMAEYLTHHVPDLEALCHGHPQLRHLSTALATACRALHSEIDFTLAGLETLARVFDPPVSPRSPAREQGFLSSDPDLELLLSKISAVNHLLSSLEKKVLKSLQETVTRHNLALPSVAVAPLPAARPLAVQNFEVKVGKSQRAALTVDVGSGTVTISKRGSSSPEEVIPQDKILQLIKYQSVQSKVRLVCARENQKSLSRDFIFPNARKREAFCQLLQLMKIQHSNLDEPEIISVYVGTWNMGSAPPPRSLASWLTSRGLGRTQDETTACIPHDIYVIGTQENSLGDREWVEFLCASLKTLMAIDYRVVALQCLWSIKIVVLVKPEHQRRISHVHTSSVKTGIANTLGNKGAVGVSFLFNGTSFGFINCHLASGSEKTHRRNQNYSDILHSLALGDKRLGGFDLTLRFTHLFWFGDLNYRLDMDVQDILSHIVRKEFQALLAVDQLSLEREKNKVFLRFSEGDISFPPTYRYERGTRDTYVWQKSKPTGMRINVPSWCDRILWKSHPETHVVCNSYGCTDDIVTSDHSPVFATFEVGVTSQFVPKEAPGSSPEALACIEWESIEVILKTTSRSKCYIEFHSYCLEEVQRSGENTFQNCDIPGFLKLGWSSKHLPVLNPILPDLEYLGDQHLLLSFKGVESCESYGECCLALRSAIGTTAQQFETFLFHRGEETGSVRGWMRVRVPRGRSGTRERLYEWISFEEEEDAEPAAEPPMCPKPPPQRLRSRPRSLPEPASDYTNPAYFIFEGVPNAWLPDPGEAPKKQAEGPAGGQQCRSPAGPRVPLPSEEEPWCGRPRCGPLSPSRGHPLSPTRAGHHKRPKSAVLTRDTLGLGDCSLNVATHLSQLEQASPQCRGDRQELPLRQTHRALEPPPRPCRELPRPLGKRGALGALDVEAQPPPPADLQPARM, from the exons ATGGCGGCGGCAGGGTGGTACCACCGCGACATCAGCCAGGTGGTGGCCGAggagctgctggccaaggctgggcgGGACGGCTCCTTCCTGGTGCGGGACAGCGAGTCGGTGAAGGGGGCATATGCCCTGTGCCTCCT GTTCCAGAGGCACGTCTACACCTACCGCATCCTGCCCGATGACGAGGGGCTGCTCTCCGTGCAG ACCATCCAGGGCATCCAAGCCAAGTGTTTCCGCACCCTCCCCGACCTGATCGGTGCCTACCAGCACCCCAACAACGGGCTGGCGACCCCGCTGCTGCACCCCGTGCACCGGCCGAGGCCGGACGAGGACTCGG ACGGGGAGGATGCCCGAGGCTGGGGGCACACGGTGCCGTGTCCCGGCGCTCCCCCCTCCAGCCGGACCCACATCCCGCAGCAGCTGcaccagaggctgcaggagcagctgcacagcag cccggccAGTGACTTCATGGGCTTCATGGCCGAGTACCTGACCCACCACGTGCCCGACCTGGAGGCTCTGTGCCACGGGCACCCGCAGCTGCGGCACCTCAGCACCGCACTCGCCACTGCCTGCCGGGCACTGCACAG TGAAATCGACTTCACGCTGGCGGGTCTGGAGACCCTGGCCAGGGTGTTCGacccccctgtgtcccctcgcAGCCCGGCCAGGGAGCAG GGTTTCCTGAGCAGTGACCcagacctggagctgctcctcagcaagATCTCTGCTGTCAACCACCTCCTCTCTTCGCTGGAGAAGAAG GTGCTGAAGTCGCTGCAGGAGACGGTGACGAGGCACaacctggcactgcccagcgTGGCCGTGGCCCCCCTGCCAGCCGCCAGGCCCCTGGCCGTGCAGAACTTCGAG GTGAAGGTGGGCAAGTCCCAGCGTGCGGCCCTGACGGTGGACGTGGGGTCGGGCACAGTGACCATCAGCAAgcggggcagcagctccccggaGGAGGTGATCCCACAGGACAAAA TCCTGCAGCTGATCAAGTACCAGAGTGTGCAGAGCAAGGTGAGGCTGGTGTGTGCCCGCGAGAACCAGAAGAGCCTGAGCAGGGACTTCATCTTCCCCAACGCGCGG AAGAGAGAGGCTTTttgccagctgctgcagctgatgaAGATCCAGCACTCCAACCTGGACGAGCCTGAGATCATCTCGGTGTATGTCGGGACATGGAACATGG GCAGCGCACCCCCACCCCGCTCCCTGGCCTCCTGGCTGACCTCGAGGGGCTTGGGGCGCACGCAGGACGAGACCACGGCCTGCATCCCCCACGACATCTACGTCATCGGCACCCAGGAGAACTCCCTGGGCGACCGCGAGTGGGTCGAGTTCCTCTGCGCCTCCCTCAAGACCCTCATGGCCATCGACTACCGAGTG GTGgccctgcagtgcctgtggaGCATCAAGATCGTGGTGCTGGTGAAGCCGGAGCACCAGCGGCGCATCAGCCACGTCCACACCTCCAGCGTGAAAACCGGGATCGCCAACACGCTGG GGAACAAGGGAGCTGTGGGCGTCTCCTTCCTTTTCAACGGGACCTCCTTCGGCTTCATCAACTGCCACCTGGCCTCTGGCAGCGAGAAAACCCACAG GCGTAACCAGAACTACAGCGACATCCTGCACTCCCTGGCCCTGGGGGACAAACGTCTGGGGGGCTTCGACCTCACCCTGCGCTTCACCCACCTCTTCTGGTTCGGAGACCTCAACTACCGCCTGGACATGGACGTGCAG gacATCCTCAGCCACATCGTCAGGAAGGAGTTTCAAGCCCTCCTGGCTGTTgaccagctcagcctggagcgGGAGAAGAACAAGGTGTTCCTGCGGTTCA GTGAGGGTGAcatctccttccctcccacGTACCGGTACGAGCGGGGCACCAGGGACACCTACGTGTGGCAGAAGTCCAAGCCCACGGGG ATGCGGATCAATGTCCCCTCGTGGTGTGACCGCATCCTGTGGAAGTCACACCCAGAGACCCACGTGGTGTGTAACTCCTACG GCTGCACTGATGACATCGTGACCAGCGACCACTCTCCTGTCTTTGCCACCTTTGAGGTGGGAGTGACGTCGCAGTTTGTGCCCAAGGAGG ctcccggCTCCAGCCCCGAGGCGCTGGCCTGCATCGAGTGGGAGAGCATTGAGGTGATCCTGAAAACCACGAGCCGCAGCAAGTGCTACATCGAGTTCCACTCCTACTGCCTGGAGG AGGTGCAGCGGAGCGGGGAGAACACCTTCCAGAACTGTGACATCCCTGGGTTCCTCAAGCTGGGCTGGTCCTCCAAGCATCTGCCTGTG CTGAACCCCATCCTGCCCGACCTGGAGTACCTGGGGGACCAGCACCTGCTCCTCAGCTTCAAGGGCGTGGAGAGCTGCGAGTCCTACG GCGAATGCTGCCTCGCCCTGAGGTCAGCGATCGGCACCACGGCCCAGCAGTTCGAGACCTTCCTGTTCCACCGTGGCGAGGAGACGGGCTCCGTGCGCGGCTGGATGCGGGTCCGGGTCCCCCGGGGCCGGAGCGGCACCCGCGAGAGGCTCTACG AGTGGATCAGctttgaggaggaggaggatgctgagCCGGCGGCAGAGCCCCCGATGTGCCCCAAGCCACCCCCGCAGCGCCTCAG GAGCCGCCCCCGCAGCCTCCCGGAGCCGGCCAGCGACTACACCAACCCCGCCTACTTCATCTTCGAGGGAGTGCCCAACGCGTGGCTCCCGGACCCCGGAGAAGCCCCCAAGAAGCAGGCAGAGGGCCCGGCCGGGGGCCAGCAGTGCCGGAGCCCCGCTGGACCGCGGGTCCCGTTACCCTCAGAGGAGGAGCCGTGGTGTGGCCGGCCCCGCTGTGGGCCACTGAGCCCGTCCCGTGGGCATCCACTCAGCCCCACCAGAGCGGGCCACCACAAGAGACCCAAGTCGGCCGTCCTGACGAGGGACACGCTGGGACTGGGCGACTGCTCGCTGAATGTGGCCACTCACCTgagccagctggagcaggcGTCACCGCAGTGCAggggggacaggcaggagctcCCGCTGCGCCAGACCCACCGCGCCCtggagccgccgccgcggccctGCCGGGAGCTGCCGAGGCCGCTGGGGAAGCGGGGAGCGCTCGGTGCTTTGGACGTGGAGGCTCAGCCTCCTCCGCCCGCCGACCTGCAGCCTGCCAGGATGTAG